Proteins co-encoded in one Prevotella sp. E13-27 genomic window:
- a CDS encoding radical SAM/SPASM domain-containing protein: MTTPIIPYIKNLELTSYCNLNCPICVEKTWKREHLSLELLETILSKNKEVFEGQSIWLHYRGDPLLYPQLDIALDMFETYHVRTRLSTNGVLLTPQKIDMLLHSPLEGLVVSVITDDAEMYKQLRGSDKYETVRAHVDNLILAHQALGSHTKIQVMGLNYGQGVSKIEAFVKHYNNLGVEVAIHRFSDRINQSRYNPDMKKPIVSKRLPCKWVFNDIIILSDCSVTTCYFDLATRNILCNLRDYDYSILEVWNSETYQRIRAEHNSLHFKGACKDCCDWVYEHPDIDKEINTFVRIYPTKHV; this comes from the coding sequence ATGACTACCCCCATTATACCTTATATTAAAAACCTAGAGCTGACTTCGTATTGCAACCTCAATTGTCCAATCTGCGTAGAAAAGACATGGAAACGCGAACATCTCAGCCTTGAATTACTCGAGACCATACTTTCGAAAAACAAGGAGGTATTTGAAGGTCAATCTATATGGCTCCATTATCGAGGAGATCCCTTATTATATCCGCAACTTGATATAGCGCTTGACATGTTTGAGACTTACCATGTACGTACAAGGCTTTCTACAAACGGAGTCCTTCTTACACCTCAAAAAATAGATATGCTTCTCCATTCTCCGTTAGAGGGTCTTGTGGTCTCTGTCATAACTGATGATGCTGAAATGTACAAGCAACTTCGTGGCTCTGACAAGTATGAAACTGTGAGAGCTCATGTGGACAATCTCATTTTAGCACATCAGGCTTTAGGTAGCCACACGAAAATACAAGTGATGGGGCTAAACTACGGACAAGGAGTATCCAAAATTGAAGCATTTGTTAAACACTACAACAATTTGGGAGTGGAAGTTGCCATTCACCGATTCTCCGACAGGATAAACCAATCGAGATATAATCCTGATATGAAGAAACCGATTGTTTCGAAAAGGTTGCCTTGCAAATGGGTCTTCAATGACATAATCATTCTTAGCGACTGTAGTGTCACCACCTGCTATTTCGACTTGGCTACAAGGAATATTTTATGTAACCTCCGAGATTATGACTATTCTATTCTTGAAGTATGGAATAGCGAGACATACCAACGCATACGTGCCGAACACAACAGCCTCCATTTTAAGGGCGCATGCAAAGATTGTTGCGATTGGGTTTACGAGCATCCAGATATAGACAAAGAGATTAACACATTTGTTAGAATATATCCGACAAAACATGTCTGA
- a CDS encoding SDR family oxidoreductase, which yields MKKYAIVTGAASGIGLDVATRLSDMGIRVFGLDLKPYPSANFHQFICDVSCENDIIQTLNAIREETDHIDYLINVAGVLTVNGKRYIKDMETIDWNQILSNNLTSVFMMLRHTFPLLKASHGAAVVSLSSDQSLKGQQGFCAYGVSKVGINMLTQIAADEFYGDGIRVNAIAPGAVKTNFLTSLFPDKVIKKIYETEGDNILKPFQVTDLICFLISDQCKTTGKVFSL from the coding sequence ATGAAAAAATATGCAATTGTGACAGGTGCAGCATCGGGAATTGGTCTTGATGTAGCAACACGTTTAAGTGATATGGGAATTCGAGTCTTTGGCCTCGATCTAAAACCTTACCCAAGCGCCAACTTCCATCAATTCATTTGCGATGTGAGTTGCGAAAACGACATAATCCAGACTCTCAATGCCATCCGTGAAGAAACTGACCATATTGATTATCTCATAAATGTGGCGGGTGTACTCACCGTGAATGGAAAACGCTATATCAAAGACATGGAAACAATTGATTGGAACCAGATACTCAGTAACAACCTGACAAGCGTTTTCATGATGCTACGTCACACTTTCCCGTTGCTCAAAGCCTCTCACGGTGCAGCTGTGGTCAGTCTGTCATCAGACCAGTCACTGAAAGGCCAACAAGGATTTTGCGCCTATGGAGTAAGCAAAGTAGGCATCAATATGTTGACTCAAATAGCAGCCGACGAGTTTTATGGCGATGGCATCAGAGTGAATGCGATTGCTCCTGGAGCAGTAAAGACAAATTTCCTTACTTCGCTGTTTCCCGATAAGGTCATCAAAAAAATCTATGAAACAGAAGGCGACAACATATTGAAGCCATTCCAGGTGACCGACTTGATTTGCTTCCTAATCTCAGACCAATGCAAGACCACAGGTAAGGTGTTCAGCCTATAG
- a CDS encoding radical SAM protein produces the protein MYRENLYFDPASLDLVWVSKEGKPIRVNNHVDITSSPGSIFKVNRFRLEISLQCDLQCDYCIVFMNNIDKKVKLMDMNTADRIVNEFNRTVGNQGDIVIIGGEPLLNWEVVKHVIKKCEGRTILFTNALKLTNDKQRFLKQHGTRILTSLDGYNEQHNRYRFHRPERREFEITCHNIREAADEGCDLGIACLVSDLNVAYLNGIADFFLDELHCRSYSFAYSHHLLDTSHVGNYSFQDYVDAICKLFDYSKQRGFYIDQIGRILRGLLLKQKCLVGCKAGSSQRTFYPDGTETICTKLDLIGKTDMEQIKSIFPVYNARCKNCVAYQLCGGGCLWDALQSPNFYQADDKLCVSKQAFVNHLLHDIATELRGVVSGEQVQTIIHEKYDSLMC, from the coding sequence ATGTATAGAGAAAACTTGTATTTCGATCCCGCATCACTCGATTTGGTTTGGGTGTCAAAAGAAGGTAAGCCTATTAGGGTAAATAATCATGTTGATATTACATCTTCGCCCGGTTCCATTTTCAAGGTCAACCGTTTTCGGCTGGAGATTTCGTTGCAGTGCGACTTACAATGCGACTATTGTATTGTGTTCATGAACAACATTGACAAAAAGGTAAAGCTGATGGACATGAACACCGCCGACAGGATTGTGAACGAGTTCAACCGCACCGTTGGCAATCAGGGCGACATCGTTATCATTGGTGGCGAGCCTCTGCTCAACTGGGAGGTGGTGAAACATGTGATTAAGAAATGTGAGGGACGCACGATTCTCTTCACCAACGCTTTGAAACTGACAAACGACAAACAGCGTTTCTTGAAGCAGCATGGTACCCGCATCCTTACTTCACTTGACGGTTATAATGAACAACATAACCGCTATAGGTTCCATCGTCCTGAAAGGAGAGAATTTGAGATTACATGCCATAACATTCGTGAAGCCGCAGATGAAGGTTGCGACCTAGGTATAGCTTGCCTCGTGTCCGACCTTAATGTGGCCTATCTCAACGGCATTGCAGACTTCTTCCTAGATGAGTTACATTGCAGGTCGTATAGTTTCGCCTATTCCCACCATTTGCTGGACACATCCCATGTAGGTAACTATTCTTTCCAGGACTATGTAGACGCTATATGCAAGCTTTTTGACTATTCAAAACAACGAGGCTTCTATATTGATCAGATTGGTCGCATCCTGCGCGGACTCTTATTGAAGCAAAAATGTCTTGTGGGGTGCAAAGCTGGTAGTAGCCAACGTACTTTCTATCCCGATGGCACCGAAACCATTTGCACAAAACTCGACCTTATCGGCAAGACTGATATGGAGCAAATCAAAAGTATTTTCCCAGTCTACAACGCCCGTTGCAAGAATTGTGTCGCTTATCAGTTGTGTGGTGGAGGTTGTCTTTGGGATGCCTTGCAGAGCCCCAACTTCTATCAAGCTGATGACAAGTTGTGTGTCTCAAAGCAAGCCTTTGTCAATCACTTGCTGCACGACATTGCCACTGAACTGAGGGGCGTCGTTAGTGGCGAACAAGTTCAGACCATTATTCACGAGAAATACGATAGCTTGATGTGTTGA
- a CDS encoding radical SAM/SPASM domain-containing protein, producing the protein MKKIQIINPNISLSGYKLSYYNYFQTYDTGRTVVYNTLYKSLLVFEEKEMKTIENGQMSDICKKELIDNHILVPANLDELTCYEEAYLKANSQSEVLSLTIIPTLSCNCACPYCFERKSKVKMSRQTEIDILKWIGKQLPNYKALSVDWFGGEPLLYQDIIKRMSEQMITKCKELGVKYAASITTNGVLMNSPKVIELLQQCEIYNVQITFDGDKKAHDAQKFLRSGRGTYDQLLENVSLFCDSNPQSLLRIRVNVSDNNYHTIDSLLNDLWPYRNYISVFFRWVYANGASNWQNYSQKEKGENPYKGIYQLQMKAIEKGFMVDDQYDKHQFRFSHCEADSQGYYNIDPLGNIYMCVHEYAPQYAVGNVIDGILDEKKVEYENYRKTSILNDSECRTCKVLPMCNGGCRRYRINHGKHLCIDEKQSMDFYIDMLYHKSSLSITQIF; encoded by the coding sequence ATGAAGAAAATACAGATAATTAATCCGAACATCTCATTATCTGGATATAAATTATCCTATTATAATTATTTCCAGACTTACGACACGGGGAGGACGGTCGTATATAATACCTTGTATAAAAGCCTCTTGGTCTTCGAAGAAAAGGAAATGAAGACCATAGAGAATGGGCAAATGTCGGACATTTGTAAAAAGGAATTAATAGACAATCACATTCTAGTGCCCGCAAATTTGGATGAACTAACATGTTATGAAGAAGCATATCTGAAAGCAAATTCACAATCTGAAGTATTGTCATTGACAATAATACCGACTTTGTCGTGTAACTGTGCATGTCCATACTGCTTTGAACGGAAGTCCAAAGTAAAGATGTCTCGTCAAACAGAGATAGATATCTTAAAATGGATAGGGAAACAGTTGCCGAATTATAAGGCATTATCCGTTGATTGGTTTGGGGGGGAGCCCTTGCTGTATCAAGACATTATAAAGCGGATGTCTGAGCAGATGATTACCAAGTGTAAGGAACTTGGAGTAAAATATGCAGCTTCAATCACAACAAACGGAGTCTTAATGAATAGTCCTAAGGTGATAGAATTGTTACAGCAATGTGAAATCTACAATGTTCAAATCACCTTTGATGGTGACAAGAAAGCACATGACGCACAGAAATTCCTTCGTAGTGGTAGGGGAACCTATGATCAGTTGCTGGAAAATGTTTCTCTATTCTGCGATTCCAATCCACAATCTCTGCTTCGCATAAGAGTTAATGTGTCAGACAACAACTATCATACAATAGACTCTCTACTAAATGATTTATGGCCATACCGGAACTATATTTCAGTGTTCTTCCGTTGGGTCTATGCAAATGGAGCAAGTAACTGGCAGAACTATTCACAAAAGGAAAAAGGTGAGAATCCATACAAGGGTATATATCAGCTTCAAATGAAAGCAATTGAGAAAGGATTCATGGTAGATGACCAGTATGACAAGCACCAATTCAGATTCTCACATTGCGAAGCTGATTCCCAAGGTTATTACAACATTGACCCATTGGGAAATATATACATGTGCGTACACGAATACGCCCCTCAATATGCAGTGGGAAATGTAATCGATGGTATTCTTGATGAGAAAAAAGTAGAATATGAGAATTACCGCAAAACGAGTATACTAAACGACTCGGAATGTAGAACATGCAAAGTCCTTCCAATGTGCAATGGAGGCTGTAGACGCTATCGGATCAATCATGGTAAACATCTATGTATTGATGAAAAACAAAGCATGGATTTCTATATTGACATGCTATATCATAAATCATCATTATCTATAACTCAAATTTTTTAA
- a CDS encoding ATP-binding protein has translation MVRLSQLLKEFPYLPKEHSLQFLGQIAQLCLKETEEENMLLEGISPNRISINDNWYSGITDVNIESSDTQSTSYAYYPIEYLEGEKWNTACSSYAIFAITYRLMTGELPYIGRVPEELLTSKEGLNYIINKLKERKNLDIEKIHPAFQGFFEKGLALDQNVRYQAIGDTAEEYEKLTDTFCEGHQEEETQDSLDDLNDFIPDFNGLFPQNNTVEFRLDVHTAEEGGLDDIVGLDEQKKYFREHFLAIVQNPEKARRYNLFIPNGCLFYGPPGCGKTYCAKMCAAEAKLNHAIVNAPDLASTLVHGSQSLIRQMFEQAEYYAPIVLILDEIETMVPNRNDRDNTKVAEETNAFLSELNDCGRRGIFVIGTTNRPHMMDSAILRSGRFDKRIYFPLPDEQTRAEIFKKYLKDRPLEEPVDYAKLSKLTSAGYISSDIKQICDEVACRAFCEDSIITQELIEQTIKEEGPSVNPKELRLYEESRKYMEPASRQTQYMNHIGFR, from the coding sequence ATGGTACGCTTAAGTCAACTTTTAAAGGAATTTCCTTATTTGCCCAAAGAGCATTCACTACAGTTTTTGGGGCAAATAGCACAGCTCTGTTTAAAGGAAACAGAAGAAGAAAATATGCTATTAGAAGGTATTTCTCCTAACAGGATATCTATTAACGACAATTGGTATAGCGGAATAACAGATGTAAATATAGAAAGTTCTGATACACAATCTACATCGTATGCATACTATCCAATCGAATACCTTGAGGGAGAAAAGTGGAATACCGCATGCTCATCTTATGCAATATTTGCTATTACCTACAGACTTATGACAGGAGAATTACCATACATAGGAAGAGTTCCTGAAGAACTGCTCACTTCTAAAGAAGGCTTGAATTATATTATTAATAAGCTTAAGGAAAGAAAAAATCTAGATATTGAAAAAATACATCCAGCTTTTCAGGGCTTTTTCGAAAAAGGATTAGCATTAGACCAAAATGTCCGTTATCAGGCGATTGGAGATACTGCGGAGGAATATGAAAAACTTACAGATACTTTTTGTGAGGGACATCAGGAAGAAGAAACACAGGACTCTTTAGACGATTTAAACGATTTTATTCCAGATTTTAATGGACTTTTTCCTCAAAATAATACAGTAGAGTTTAGACTAGATGTTCATACTGCGGAAGAAGGTGGACTAGATGATATTGTTGGCTTGGATGAGCAGAAAAAATATTTTCGTGAGCATTTTCTTGCTATTGTTCAGAATCCAGAAAAAGCCCGGAGATATAATCTCTTTATTCCGAATGGTTGTTTGTTTTATGGGCCTCCTGGATGTGGAAAAACTTACTGTGCAAAAATGTGCGCTGCAGAGGCAAAATTAAATCACGCTATAGTTAATGCACCAGATCTCGCTTCTACTTTGGTTCATGGAAGTCAAAGCTTGATACGCCAAATGTTTGAGCAAGCGGAATATTATGCTCCTATCGTATTGATCCTTGATGAGATCGAAACAATGGTCCCAAACCGTAACGATAGAGATAACACGAAAGTAGCAGAAGAAACAAATGCATTTCTGTCGGAATTGAATGATTGCGGCCGTCGTGGAATCTTTGTAATTGGAACTACCAATAGGCCTCATATGATGGATAGTGCCATTTTGCGCAGTGGACGGTTCGACAAAAGAATTTATTTTCCTTTGCCAGACGAGCAAACTAGAGCTGAGATTTTTAAGAAATATCTTAAAGATAGACCTTTAGAAGAACCTGTTGACTATGCCAAATTAAGTAAACTAACCTCTGCTGGATACATTTCATCAGATATAAAACAAATTTGTGATGAGGTTGCATGCCGCGCATTTTGCGAAGACTCAATTATTACCCAGGAACTTATAGAACAGACTATAAAGGAGGAAGGACCATCAGTAAACCCAAAAGAATTAAGACTATATGAAGAAAGTCGAAAATATATGGAACCAGCCTCAAGACAAACTCAATACATGAATCATATAGGCTTTAGATAG
- a CDS encoding radical SAM protein produces the protein MKERIVPCFFSVHYDDASYQVSYEITNVCNLKCKHCCNKSTLDDFVGMPLELVKLLIDDLSDINVNSIYMSGGEPTRYSGFMEIVDYIHIKGIDLALATNGTEIEHVIPALRTFGSTREGVFISLDGLGSIHDSLRGVEGAFDKTVASIRRLLAEQIPVRVSSVVWKGNVNQLEDIVKFVGSLGVYKLHFSMLFNTGRASNNDIAISPKQYASACRRIQELSERYSTTGFSISMKRNHPLSVGCDFCHGAEKIIHINSKGYVFPCSWIAKTELGKYYSFKWEPGKLKEGLQRLTLFQEYVSQRIEKFGFSGCPAVAFEHTRDFVGEDPLNEWLNV, from the coding sequence ATGAAAGAAAGAATCGTCCCATGTTTTTTTAGCGTACATTACGACGATGCTTCATATCAAGTATCGTACGAAATTACCAATGTTTGCAACCTTAAGTGCAAGCATTGTTGCAATAAGTCGACCCTTGACGACTTCGTCGGTATGCCTTTGGAGCTCGTAAAGCTCCTCATTGATGACTTGAGCGATATCAACGTCAATAGCATATACATGTCGGGGGGCGAGCCTACACGCTATTCAGGATTTATGGAGATTGTCGACTACATACACATTAAGGGTATTGACCTTGCCTTGGCTACTAACGGCACTGAGATTGAACATGTTATACCTGCATTGCGGACTTTCGGCAGCACACGGGAAGGTGTCTTTATCAGTCTCGATGGTCTAGGATCAATTCATGACAGCTTGCGAGGTGTAGAAGGAGCTTTCGACAAGACGGTTGCCTCCATCCGACGCTTGCTTGCTGAGCAGATTCCTGTTAGAGTCAGCAGTGTGGTTTGGAAAGGCAATGTCAATCAATTGGAAGACATAGTGAAATTCGTAGGAAGCCTAGGCGTTTATAAGTTGCATTTCTCTATGCTTTTCAACACTGGTCGGGCTTCCAACAACGACATCGCCATTTCGCCTAAACAGTATGCTTCGGCGTGTCGAAGGATTCAGGAGCTTTCCGAGAGGTATTCCACCACGGGTTTTTCCATCTCAATGAAACGAAATCATCCTCTGTCTGTAGGCTGCGATTTCTGTCATGGAGCCGAAAAAATTATCCATATCAATAGCAAAGGCTATGTTTTCCCCTGTTCTTGGATTGCTAAAACGGAGTTAGGCAAGTACTATTCCTTTAAATGGGAGCCTGGTAAACTGAAGGAAGGCTTGCAAAGATTGACCTTATTCCAAGAATATGTTAGCCAGCGTATAGAAAAATTTGGCTTCAGCGGTTGCCCAGCCGTTGCATTTGAGCATACAAGAGATTTTGTGGGCGAAGACCCTCTAAATGAATGGCTGAATGTATAG